The following are encoded together in the Candidatus Lernaella stagnicola genome:
- a CDS encoding PhoU domain-containing protein produces MLSKLLAGWKKDSLINVALGDAVAMLRKAELMFAAVSDLFLNGTEVTFDIYAMDKDINRGEIEVRRMVLEHLSISPRQDLVFSLVLTTIINDIERMGDYCKNIFELSSVYEPIGDRPPYSSILADATTQVRDSFRKSITAFESEDVEGANEVMRVHGRVNKICEQIMQDVAADESLNSKESVTLVLYARHLKRVSAHLANLMSSVVRPFDRIGFFRKQEGGAKKEETDIENI; encoded by the coding sequence ATGCTGTCCAAATTGCTAGCCGGCTGGAAAAAAGACTCGTTGATCAACGTCGCACTTGGCGACGCCGTCGCGATGCTAAGAAAGGCCGAACTCATGTTTGCGGCCGTGTCGGACTTGTTCCTCAACGGCACCGAAGTGACCTTCGACATCTACGCGATGGATAAGGACATCAATCGGGGCGAAATCGAGGTCCGACGCATGGTGTTGGAACACTTGTCGATCAGTCCGCGTCAGGATCTGGTGTTCTCTTTGGTGCTCACGACGATCATCAACGACATCGAGCGGATGGGCGATTACTGCAAAAACATCTTCGAACTCAGCAGCGTGTACGAACCCATCGGCGATCGGCCGCCATACTCGTCCATTCTCGCCGACGCCACGACTCAAGTGCGCGACTCCTTTCGTAAGAGCATCACGGCGTTTGAATCCGAAGACGTTGAGGGGGCCAACGAAGTCATGCGGGTCCACGGGCGGGTCAACAAGATTTGCGAACAAATCATGCAGGATGTCGCAGCCGATGAGTCGCTCAACTCCAAAGAGTCCGTTACCCTGGTGCTCTACGCCCGTCACCTAAAGAGAGTCAGCGCGCACCTTGCCAATCTGATGTCCAGCGTCGTGCGCCCCTTCGATCGCATCGGCTTTTTCAGGAAACAAGAAGGCGGCGCCAAGAAGGAAGAGACCGACATCGAAAATATCTAG